The Ornithorhynchus anatinus isolate Pmale09 chromosome 11, mOrnAna1.pri.v4, whole genome shotgun sequence genomic interval ACGGGgttgcccccgccccctcctcccaaccacGGGGGGTTCCCCGTTCAGAACAGAAGCGATGGCTTGACCCGCGGGGCGGCGGCCGtccgccccccccgacccccacgacGAGGAGAGGAGCACAGAACGCCAGCGGGGGGACTCGGTTTCGAGGTCGAGCCGAACTACGGGTGGGGAGACGGAGGAATcggggtgtggtggggagaggggtcggccGGCGCCGGTTGGGCCTCAGGGCGCGGCGGTCACCGTGATGGTGACATTCACCGGGGCGTCGTCGGCGTCCGGTGCCGGGCCGGGAGTCCCAGGTGTCGGCCCAGCTGgttcgggggagaggggggaagggaagacggGAGGACCTGAGCTTTCAGGCCTCGGCGGAGAAGCGCTATCTCCCATTCAATTAACGGCCCAGAAGAAGACTTCGTTGCCCCGGGAGGGGACGGGCAGCAAGAAGCTGACCCCTGCTTGGCTGGGACAGACCGCGggacaccctccccacctcctttctgCTCCAAATCTCTGCCTCcacttttcccccagctccctcccctcctccctctccctccacctacgGCTCTCTCTCCACAGTCACAAGtgccctcctccttgccaaatctgaaggcctccactccatcctaatcctctccaCCGTCCCGGCTGCCTTGGCCAGCGGGGCGGGCCGCGCCTCCTCCCAGAAATGCTAGCCAACCTGGCTTTTCCCCTCCCTTGGGTGGCCCCTACCCTGCTTCTCCGTCTctcgctcttcctctgcctctcacagcCCCAGGTTCCGTGCTGGGTCCCCCCCCCCTCTCCCTCGGCGTCTTCGTCAGCTCCCCCACAGGACCCCCAGATTCAGCCCCGCAACTCcaacctctctccatctctgcagcgtcacatctcctcctggctcccggcAGCACTCCGTGACTGGCCCGCCAGCCCCTCGCTCTCAACGCGTCCAAAACAgggctcctcaccttcccttccaaaCACTGTCCCTCCCTGGGGCTTTCCCATGGCTATCGCCactgtccccccaacccctctgggTCTCAGGTTTTATCTCTGACTCCCCTCTTTCAACTCACGTGGTCCAGCGTCGATTCCTGTCGCTTTTCCCTCCTGGACGTTTCCCGGATCTGTCCCTTCGCTGGCTTCCCCGCCTCGTTCCTCCGGGCCGTCCCCTGCTCTGCCGCCTGCACCGTTTCCGTAAAACGAAGTTCTTCCTGCATCTTCCCCCCTCGGGAAAACCATCAGCGGTCACCCGACCCCTCGGCCGGCTCTGTCCCCCTTGCTTGTccgttctcctctcccactccgtcCCAGCTTGCCCTCTCGCTTCCTCGCAAGCTTGTTCTCGTCGCTGgtgtttacggagtgcttaccgtgtgtgcgacactctactaagcgcttgggagggtatattaCGACAGAGgcggtaggcaggttccctgcccacaacgagttctgCAGGAAGCAAACTCCCTGCCCTTTCAAACCCACCAGCCCTCAGCCCCGCCACCTCTTCCAAACCTCCCGAAGCCACGTCGCCTccgcgaggccttccctgatttattttcttctccctgtctcccatcgCCACCAGCTCCCGCCTTCTGCCCTCCCGTGCCCCCGTCTCTGCCCACCCTCAGCTGCCCTTTCCCTCCTGACTAGAAGTCATTTTGGGTCAGTCCTGctaaatgtttctgctaattctgttgtaggtactctcccagatgcttagtacagtgctctgcacgtagtaagcgctgaataaatacgattgctcgcTTGAGAGGTATGGGGGGGGCAGGCTGGGGGCTTCTAGCCCTGGGGTCGCTGACCCCCGCCCACAGAGGCCTCTCAGTTAATACCGGGCGTTGGTTCAGTGACGATGCCCACGCTCACCTGCTCGCTCCTGCCCCCCGGGCACCGCTTCCCCGGCCTGTGGGTCATCCCGTGGGTGCTGCCCGGCCAGCTGAGCcctgtggggggcagagggaaagcggggtgaGTGACGGGTGGGCCCTCGGGACCCTACCCCACTCCCACCAGCCAACCTCCCTTCCGCTCCCGGCCTCCGGCTCCGGTCACTCACGAGGGGACGGGCAGGCGGCCGAGTcctgagggagaaagggggcgTGGGGTCAAGTGAGCTGCGTGGGCCGCCTCCAGCCACCCTGCTcggggttggggggcgaggggcaggcgGAGGGGCCCGGGCAGAGGGGCAGCGCGGCCGGGGCACTCACGGGGGCACACGTCCGGGCGGCGggtggccagcagcagcagcagcagcagcagggaggcgGCCGAGGCGAGGACCGTGGCCGCAGCGGCGGCGCCGAGGACCGCGGGGACCAAGCTGGACGGCGGATCCActgcggagggggacggggcagggaagACCCGGGTGGGGATGGGCGGCCCGctcgccccccatccctcccgtcGCCCCTCATCCCGTCCACCGACCACGGAGAACAGGGAAGGGAACCCTCGGACCTGCCTCTgggatgggggaaactgaggcacagaggagggcgGGGTCCTCTGCTTGATCCAACTCTGGGTTCAGCCTTTTGGTCCCGCCCGGCCCCAGAGggctgcagaggggaagagaggagaggtgcgGCCCCTCCTTCCCGAAGggacccccccccaggccccggcctccCGGGGGGCGCAGAGCCCGGCACCTGGTGTCCGCCCCTCCGAGGGGTGTCCGGCCGTGCGGTGGTTCAGCGCCAGGACGCGGAAGGCGTAGAGGACGCCGGGGTCCGGGCCGCCCAGCCCCTGACCTCGACCGTCGGGCCCCATGGCCGCGGCCGTCTCCCAGGGTCCCGGGCCAaccgggggcgaggagggggtgtgggtggggggtcCGGCCCGCCTCTGCAGCAGGAAGGCCGTCAGGTTGCCGGGGCCGCGGGTGGCCCACTCCATCCGCACGTGGCGGGGGTCGCGCCCGTAGGTCAGGAGGCTGATGGTGACTTTGGGCGGGGGCGGGTACCCTGCGGGCAGAGGGGGGCGTCGAGGGGGAAggacccccgacccccttcccggcccggggcccgctgCCCGTCCCGTCACTCACTCCGGACCTCCAGCCGGACGTCGCGGGTGGCGGTGCCCAGGAAGCCGCAGGCCTCGCAGCGGTAGGTGCCCCCGTGGAGGGCCGGGTGGGCGTCGTGGACGGTGAGGCCTTGGGCCGCAGGACCGAGCTCGCTCTCCTTGAGGACCCAGAGACCCAGAGGGAGACGTTCCCGGCGGGAGACggaacttgggagtcagtgaccttgggagagtcacttcactcctccgggactcggttccttcatctgtcaatgggggctcactaataataatagtaacgttggtatttgttaagcgcttactatgggccgagcaccgttctaagcgctgggggagatacagggtcatcaggtgaccCTGTatggggaggctcacggtcttcatccccattttacagatgagggaactggggcacagagaagtgactcgcccacagtcccacagctgacaagtggcagagtggggattcgaacccatgacctctgactcccaagcccgggctccctgcccacaacaagcttatagtctgggtggcgggggacgggggccgaacagacatgaataaaaataaagtacagttttgtacataagttctgtgggcctgggaggggcgatgaatatagggaacaagtcagggtgaaccagaagggagtagaaggaaaggaaaagagggctttaagcCCCATGACATATGGTAAGTGTCtaaaaatgctactattattatgtgtgtatgtatatatatatgtatgtatttatatatacatataaatacacgcttcaagactgtgagcccatcgttgggtctctctctgttgcccagttgtactatccaagcgcctagtacagtgccctgcacacattaagcgctcaataaatacgatcgaatgaatgacatggactttgtccaacctgatcggtctGTACCttctccagggctcagaacagcgtctggcacagagtaggcgcctagagaagcagcgtggctcagtggaaagagcacgggctttggagtcagaggtcataggttcgaatcccggctcggccacttgtcagctgggtgacttcgggcaagtcacttaacttctcagttaacctcctctgtaaaatggggattaagactgggagccccacgtgggacaacctgattcccctgtgtctaccccggcgcttaacaaataccaacattattattattgacaaataccatcatcatcattattcttattattcacaGACGGAGACACGAGAGGGAGACCCACAGTGAGAGAGGCCGAAAGGCCcacgggggaagaggagggcgaaGGGCGCGTAGGCCTCAACTCACCTAGCCGCAGGCtgcaggccgggcccggggcccgcagAGGGTGGGAGCCCGTGCAGACGAACTCCCTGCCTGCCAGCCGGCCTTGAAGGCCGAGGACGTGAGTGGCGGGCGAAGGGTGGGCACCCCCTGCCAGAGGCCGGTCCCCCTCGTGCCAGGTGAGCAGGGGCAGGGGTTGCCCCCTGGCCCACCGGCAGCTCAGCAGGAGGTAATTGGGGGCGGTGGTGACGGCGGTGGCGCAGGAGGGGCTCCCCGAGGGCTCCCCTAGGGCAGAGTGAGTCGGGGGTGAGGTCCCTCTCGGCCCTCGTTGTTCCAGGGCGCTGCCTGCTGAACATCcctacctccccgccccaccgagCCTGGCCGGGCCCCGACGgggctccctgctccccctccccatgtccCCTGCCAGGACTGGCACTTTGCAGACCGTCCCCCGCTAGGACTGGCGGAGGGGCACCTTGCAGACCGTCCCCCAACCCCGAGACCCCCTCCGGGCCTCGGAGGGACCCCGCagtggacccccccgcccccggccaggacTCACAGAAGGCCGGGTGGGCGGCCCTGCAGGTGAAGCTGCTGCCGTTGAggagccgagggggcgggggtctccaGGTGGCCCGGGAGGGCGAGGGGCTGCTGGCCCCCTCGGGGTCCTCCCGCTGCAGCCGGGCGGGTGGGAAGCCCCCGGGCCAGGCTCAGTGCAGGGGCACGGGCGGGGGGCTGGCCGAGGTGCTGCAGGTGGGCCGCCCCGGCGGAGGGTCTGGGCGAGGCGGGACAGAGACGGGCAGcgacccccggggcccctccccgctccccccggcaGGACACGGccctgcccgcccctccccgtggctcagtttccccctcctctggggagagtcaccgtcacCCACGGCGGGCTCCAGCCCCACCGGCccaccccgtcctcccctccaaacgcgtcccggcccccggcctcctcccggggTTGGGTCTGGGACAGGGTTTGTTCTCGtttccgacacccaggcctgtttctacctcagcgggggggctccttccccactgctttcatcctaaaaaaaaacccctccgtcGACCTGCCGGGCCCCTCCAGttatgtacatcgccttgattctatttagttgccattgtttttacgagatgttctcccccctcgactctatttattgccattgttctcgtctgtccgtctcccccgattagaccgtaagcccttcaaaaggcagggaccgtctctatctgttgccgacttgttcattccgagcgcttagtacagtgctctgcacacagtaagcgctcaataaatactattgaatgaatgaatgaaagaccccatcttcctcccaccatccctttccaaactcccgcggcctccgcctcctctcctcaacccccagCGATCCGGCTTCCAATATTCCCTCCATTCTCCTGAAAAggccctccttcccacctcctacttcccacttcccacctgggttcgaatcccagctctgccacttgtcggctgtgtgactgtgggcaagtcacttaacttctcagtgcctcagttccctcatctgtaaatggggatgaagactgtgagccccacgtggacaacctcattcctctatgtctaccccagcgcttagaacagtgcttggcacatagtaagcgcttaacaaatgccaacattattattattattactccatcccaatcctcctccatctctcggGGGGCCTTTCCAACACTGGGGACCGAACTCCTCCTCTCGAAATCGctacctaaccttggcttcgctgacaccgcCCTCTCCCGGCTCAGAATGACAACGATGCTTTTCTctgtggtatttgagagcttactatgttcccagctctgtactaaacgctggagtagacagaagataatcaggtcgggcacagtcagTCTTCTCCACCCGCCGCAgggttctcccatctctctggtcGCTCCTTTTCGGTCTCCTCCAAGGGCTCTTCGTCTCCCACCCCCTGTCGGGGCCTCGGGGGTGTCTCTCAAGGAACTAATTCTgcatcccctcctattctccatctacacacacccCCCCCGGAGAACTCCTCCACTCCCACGCttcaactcccaaatctaccccccCAGGCCTGACTTCTttccccctctgcagtctcacatttccccctgccttcgggtcatctctacttggttgtcccaccgacatcataataatgttggtatttgttaagcgcttactatgtacagagcactgttctaagcgccggggtggatacaggggaatcaggttgtcccacgtgaggctcacagttaatccccattttacagatgaggtaactgaggcccagagaagtgaagtgactcgcccacagtcacatagctgacaagtggcagcgctgggattcgaacccatgacctctgactccaaagcccaggctcttcccactgagccatgctgcttctcatcatcgaCTCAACATGTTGAAAAccgaactcctcttcttcccacccaaaccctctcctctcccccgatttttccatcactgtagaccacaccaccgTCCTCCATCTCCAGCCTTGGCAACATCTTCAACTCGGTTCTCTCCTTCAGCCCACATAGTCAATGTCACCCAATCCTCTCGGTTCCATCTTCAAAACATCTCCTGAATCTGTCCCttccaggaagcagcacggcttagtggaaagagaacgggcttgggagtcagagattgtgggttctaatcccggctccgcaatttatcagctgtgtggctttgggcaagtcacttcacctctctgtgcctcagtaacctcatctgtaaaatggggaatcatagtaataataataacggcatttgttaagtgcttactatgtgccgagcactgtcctaagtgcaggggtagatgcaaggtaatcaggtggttccgcgtggggctcacggtcttagtccccattttacagatgagggaactgaggcacagagaagttaagtgacctgcctaaagtcacacagctgacaagtggcggagccgggattagaacccacgacctctgactcccaaacccgggctctttcaactgagccgcgctgcttgtgagccccagttgggaccatctgcttatcttgtatctacctcagtgcttagaacagtgcttggcacatagtaagtgcttaacacataccattattaacaGCTATCACACCGATCCAGGCACTCATACcctgcctggactactgcatcggcctctcccttctccagtccacacttcgctctgctgcccagatcattttccttgaaaaaaagttcagcccacatctccccacccttgaAAAACTTCCAGCGGGTGCCCACTCAACTCCGTAAACGGAAAtcctttaccatcggctttaaagcactcagccagttctcccccaacctcccgcctcaccgatctcctactcCAACGCGGCCctcgcactttgctcctcaaatgccaaccgaCTCTCCGGGCTTCGATCTCGTCTCTTGCCGTCCACTCTTTGCCCACGTCCTCCATCCGGCTTGGGACTCTCTCtcacttcatacctgacagaccaccactctccccatcttcaaagccctcctaaaatcatatctcctccaggaagccttccctgactaatctctcatctcccccaccccactttccctcccttccggATCCGCTGTGCACTTGAATACTCCCTGAGCACTCTaggccacagcacttctgtacacttCCTTCCGCTCGGTGGCTTCTGCCATCTTCCATTTATTTTCCCGTCTGCCTCTCCTGCTCGACtgcaagctccccgagggcagagattgggccTACCACCTCTACCgttctctcccacatgcttagaagagtgctcgcaCGTGGCCGGCGCCGCCCCATAAATGACCCCGACCGGCCGGGAGGGTGGGCTGGCAAGTCGGATTAAACTGGAGGCCCTCGCCCACGCCCTGGCACCTCAGGATGGTGGAGAGAAAAAAGGGCATGCACTCCTGCCAGCCTCCGCCTCTGTTCCTCCGATCCCTGAACCCACCCTGGAGGCTCCGCCTACTGTCGGAAGTCCTGCCGGGCAGAAGGGGATTCCCTGGGGgccgggaagggaaagagggatgggtCCTCGGCCCCGTCGGGACGCGGGGAGGCCCGCGGCCGCAGAGGGAGCTGGGCCCGGGTCACACTCACAGTGGACAGTCAGCTGGACGGTGGTCTGCGTGCGGGTGTCCAGGcgtgggttcagggccaggcaggtGTAGGAGCCGGCGTGGGCCCGGGCGACGCGGGGGATGACGTACGTGGGGCCCGTGTGCACCTGGGCACGGTCGTGCAGCCACACGAAGTGGCTGGGAGGGTTGGAGGCGGCCTGACAGGCGAGCGTCACCTCCTCTCGCTCCACGGCTATGAAGCCGCCGTCGGCCGTGGCGAAGGGCTCGATGCTGACCACCGGCTCGTCGGGCCCGACTGGGCGAGGGAAGTGGGGAATGGCGGGGGTCAGTGATTAGAAGACCCCATCTGGAGGCCAGATCTCCCCCTTGGCCCGAGGGGAATCAGACACCACGGTCTCAGGGTGGGGGTGATCCGGGACGGGGGGGCAGCAGAGCCGGGGTGGGAGGACGGCACTGACCACACTGCCCCTGGGGGCACAACCccctggtctctctctggggCTCGCTTCGGCCCAGGCCGGGGCAAGGAGGAGCCGCCCCTGgagtggacagggagggaggaacggCCCCACGGAGAgccagggtgggagggggtcagTCTAGGGCCTACATGAGAAGGGGGAGGACTCACAGATCACGTCGAGGTAGACGGCGTCGCTGGTCCAGTTGCTGACCTCGTTGCGGGCCGTGCAGACGTACCAGCCGGTCTGGTTGCGGTTCACGGCCGTCAGGTTGAGCTGCCGGCCCGGCGCCAGGtcctcgggcccggcccggcctccggggCCCCGCCGCTGCCAGCTGTAGGAGACGGGGCCCGTGCCGTCCCGCACCGCGCACCCCATTGCCACCGCCGTGCCCTCCACCGGCGTCGGGTCACTGAGCCGCACGTGAGGCTTGGACACGGGCActgtggggaggagcgggggacggggaggggtgtCAGGGCTGGGTCGGGGGTGAAGGCCTCAGCCCTAAACGGGGGTGGGGTAGGGGTAGGGGATGGAGGTGAGGTTTCGCCTTCTGGCTGCGCCAGCCCTCTTCCCAGGGTGGGATgccgggagagagagaaggggtgcgGACCGGGGGGTTTGAGGGCACTCAGGTCACAGATGGCCTTCAAATGGATTCCGGCGATACAGATGGGCAGAGTGAGGGCTGGACACAGTGACACGGAAGGACAGAGTGGGGACTCCACGGCTGGGGGCGGTGGTGTTGCCCTGGGAAAGGGCCCCAGCTCACCCAAAACCTCCAGCGCGATGTGGGTGTAGGTGACTCGGATGCGGCCGCCCGCTCTGTACATGGCCTGGCACAGGAAGCGGCCGCGGGCGCCCTCCCGCAACGACCCCAGCCATAGGCTGCCGTTCCTCAGGGCCACCGTGCCCAGGGCCCCGGCCGCCTGCTCCACCTGGACCTCTGCGCCGCTGCTGACGGCCACGAGCCAGGGCGCCGGCGAGCCAAGCGGGGTGAAGCTCCAGAAGACCACCTGGGGGGCAGGGACCCCGCCACACGCCAGCTCCACCGAGCCCCCCCGCACGCCGCGCTGGCTCAGCTCCTGTGAAGGGGTATCCTGGGCCGGGGGGCTCTggcctgtgggggcagggaggggaccgATCAGGGTCCAAGAGCCTCCCTGGGTCCTCTCGCACCTCGGGGGGGCAGGCAAACAACCCCCGAGGGCTCTCACCCCAGCCGGGGCCAGGGCTCAGGAGCTCCCGGCGGTGGGTAcggggaaggtgagagggaatagaGCTGGCAGTGAAGTAAGGGGACCACCCTGATGCCCGAGAAGGGTACTGCCTGCCCAGGGTGGGGCTgcggggagatggggatggggaccgaGAGCTTGGTTGGGGGCCAGGGAGAGGCCAGAGCATCACTCACCTGCCATCACTGTTGGCAGGATGTAGAGGAGTCCCAGCATGGGGCCGAAGAGGCGGGAccagcccggccccttccccatgGCCCCATCCCACGAGCGACCTGGGTCCCGCTTAGGCGGCCTGGCGAGGCGGCAGGCGGGAGGCTGCTGGGGGTCTGGGCTCGGGTTGCCAACTCCAGCAGTCCCCGAGGATGGCTCCTCCCCATGACTCCTGTTACTCCGAAGCTTAGATTCATGGTCAATTATTTATCCCGGCTGGTGCCCGCCATACATAATGCAGGGGCTGGGGCTCAAAtctgggttgggggggagcagaaggaagaagggtaGGGGGCAGccgtggcggggggggaggcaggcagtgaGGTGGGGAGGCCACTGAGTGAAGACTAACGTGACCCAGGTCTGCTGGAGTAGAGACCCTGCACCCGCTCCCTGCAACTCCACTGTTACCCAAGGCAGGACCAGCTGCAGCTCCCAGCCACCTCCTCTCTGGTCCTCTCCCTGATCCTTGGCGAACATGACTACCCGTCACAGTATCTCTTGCCCATCTCAGTTTCCCCGTCTCACCTCTTctgacgaccccccccccccccggcctcaccTCCCCTTGGCTGCTCCTGAGGCATCCCCGGCCAAAGACAGCACCCCCAGCCAGGAGCTGGCAGCAGTGAGGCTGGGCAGTCTGGCCCTCACACTCCTGCTCAAagccggggtgggagggatgcACAACTTGGCCCCGTTTCCCCTCGAACCACCCGAGAAGCAGGGAAAAGGGGACCAAGGCGGGAGAGCTGGCGACCAGAGTGGCCCAGGGCAGCCTGGGGTGCAGACCACACAAACGAGGGGCAGCCACAAAATCTGCCCGGTCCATATGGGCACTTCCTTAGAGACTCGGCCAGAGAGAAAGCAGGtaggaggccggggtgggggtcctgCAGGGAGATCTCCCTGGACCTAGTCAGCAAGCATTGTCATAACTGACCAGCCAGAGCCAAGGTTCTCTCCTCGTGCCGGCCCCACAACACCGGCTGTGTCACGGGGGATGGATGACatcctgctctaataataatcatcaaaataattattggtatttgttaagcgcttactaagtgccaagtacttttctaatcgctgaggtagatacaagataatcgggttggacaccgtccctgtcccccatagggctcatagtcttaattcctattttacagatgagggaactgaggcccagagaagtgaagtcagttgcccaaggtcacgcagccgacaagtggcagagctgggatgagaatccaggtccttctgactcccaggcccgtgctctatccattaggctacgctgcttctctagcgacaGCGGGGCTCCCGCTCACGCGGTCGGAGGCTGAAGATCTTGAGGCCTTGCGCACCTGGTGAGCCAGGCCTGCTGGTCCCGAGGGCTCCCCCAAAGAAGGCTCTGCACGTGGTGGGGGCCGCAGCAGCCCGCCCGACCCGGAGAGGTGTCCGGGACGACGACGCAGACTGGCGCGGCTCACGCCGTAACAGCCAACTGGCCGACCGCATTCCTGGagaagcgtgcagggtgggctcGGTGCCCAGCTCTGACTCGGAGGGTAGAGTCCCCCCCGCCTGGTCTGGCTCCTCTGGCCCGGCTCCAAGCCCAGACTCCCACCCCCTCTCGACGCCGGGTTGGCCAACGGAAACAACCTGGGGTCGGTGGGAGTTGCCCCCAGCTGGCTTCCCGCTCCCCTGGGCCTCTGCTCgaccccagcaggcaggtgggcgGCCAACTTCACCTCCGCCACTGTGGCGGCGAGGAGAGCGACACCGTGACTCGCCCAGCGGCACAACAAAGATTAAGCCGGCGTGGCTCGCGCGAGGCCGGGCTGGTCTGCTGCTTCCCAGGTGGCGGGtcaagggggaggccgggggagccgTGGAGACTCGAGGGGAGTTGAGGTCTTAAGGACCACCGCTACTTAGACCCGTTGGGTGGGAATGGTGAGATGCAGAGATGGGACAGAGCTGGAAGGAGTTCTGAGGCCatggtgggggacggggaggcccaggtggggtggggggcagggaagggagaaaggctgGGCGGAAGAAACCGAGCAGCCACCGGACACCagttgtggggaggaaggggagagggagaaggtggagagggggGACCCGGCCTCCGAGGACTAGTTTAACCCCAGCGTCCAGCTCCGCTGCCCACACGGTGACAGTTCTGGTCCCGATGGCCCCCAGattagaagagggggaggaggagggggagggccagaggaGATGGGAGCGGAACCTGGGAGAAGTGAAAGAAGAATGATGTGGGGATGGTGACGGGGAGCAGAACTGGGGGGCCCCCCAAGAGGCCAGGATTCGGgtagggggagcggagggggagggagcctcGTGCTGTCGTTCTGGGAAGGATCAAGCTCAGCCCAGCCTCCTAGAAGCAAATACGTGGGAGAGAAAAAACTGATCTCAACAAGGGAAAATCTGAGTTGCCAGCTGTGTTCCCAAACAAAAATTT includes:
- the VSIG10L2 gene encoding LOW QUALITY PROTEIN: V-set and immunoglobulin domain-containing protein 10-like 2 (The sequence of the model RefSeq protein was modified relative to this genomic sequence to represent the inferred CDS: substituted 1 base at 1 genomic stop codon) — translated: MGKGPGWSRLFGPMLGLLYILPTVMAGQSPPAQDTPSQELSQRGVRGGSVELACGGVPAPQVVFWSFTPLGSPAPWLVAVSSGAEVQVEQAAGALGTVALRNGSLWLGSLREGARGRFLCQAMYRAGGRIRVTYTHIALEVLVPVSKPHVRLSDPTPVEGTAVAMGCAVRDGTGPVSYSWQRRGPGGRAGPEDLAPGRQLNLTAVNRNQTGWYVCTARNEVSNWTSDAVYLDVIFGPDEPVVSIEPFATADGGFIAVEREEVTLACQAASNPPSHFVWLHDRAQVHTGPTYVIPRVARAHAGSYTCLALNPRLDTRTQTTVQLTVHYPPPGRPTCSTSASPPPVPLHXAWPGGFPPARLQREDPEGASSPSPSRATWRPPPPRLLNGSSFTCRAAHPAFWEPSGSPSCATAVTTAPNYLLLSCRWARGQPLPLLTWHEGDRPLAGGAHPSPATHVLGLQGRLAGREFVCTGSHPLRAPGPACSLRLGELRPTRPSPSSSPVGLSASLTVGLPLVSPSVNNKNNSVSRRERLPLGLWVLKESELGPAAQGLTVHDAHPALHGGTYRCEACGFLGTATRDVRLEVRRYPPPPKVTISLLTYGRDPRHVRMEWATRGPGNLTAFLLQRRAGPPTHTPSSPPVGPGPWETAAAMGPDGRGQGLGGPDPGVLYAFRVLALNHRTAGHPSEGRTPVDPPSSLVPAVLGAAAAATVLASAASLLLLLLLLATRRPDVCPRLSWPGSTHGMTHRPGKRCPGGRSEQVSVGIVTEPTPGIN